In Paenibacillus hexagrammi, the following are encoded in one genomic region:
- a CDS encoding DUF302 domain-containing protein: protein MFHYTVETSQSIEQAIAALEHNLKEEEFGVLWHLDMQEKLKEKGIDFDQKYHILEVCNPVEAKRVLSENAIVGYFLPCKITVYEDQGTTKIGLPKPTSLIGMLDSSSLQGIAEDVEKRLVSCIDKTIYSLSK from the coding sequence TTGTTTCACTATACTGTGGAAACCAGCCAATCGATAGAGCAAGCTATTGCCGCTCTTGAACATAACTTGAAGGAAGAAGAGTTTGGCGTGCTCTGGCATCTGGATATGCAGGAGAAGCTTAAAGAGAAGGGAATCGATTTTGACCAAAAGTATCATATTCTCGAAGTGTGTAATCCAGTTGAAGCCAAGCGTGTGCTAAGCGAAAATGCGATTGTCGGGTATTTCTTGCCTTGCAAAATCACGGTTTATGAGGATCAGGGAACAACGAAAATAGGTCTGCCGAAACCAACATCTCTAATAGGTATGCTTGATAGCAGCAGTCTCCAAGGCATTGCAGAGGATGTTGAAAAGCGATTGGTTTCTTGTATCGACAAAACTATATACTCATTAAGTAAATAG
- a CDS encoding sulfite exporter TauE/SafE family protein, with protein sequence MDLAWILTIFAIGFLGSFISGMVGIGGSIINYPMLLFIPPLLGFAAFSAQEVSAISAVQVFFASMMGMFVFRKGGLLHKQLVLYMGVSIIVGSFLGSFVSNSLPSSAINMVYAVLALIAAILMFLPKKGLEGQDVSQVMFNKPLAVILALIIGTVSGIVGAAGAFITVPVMLVVLKIPTRIAIASSLAITFISSIGSTAGKLMGGHMLLIPSIALVAASLIASPLGAKLSKKINTKILQWILAVLITATVIKIWMSILF encoded by the coding sequence ATGGATTTGGCATGGATTTTGACCATCTTCGCGATTGGCTTCCTGGGTTCGTTTATTTCGGGGATGGTGGGAATCGGCGGATCGATCATTAACTATCCGATGCTATTGTTTATCCCGCCGCTTCTCGGTTTTGCAGCCTTTTCAGCTCAGGAAGTCTCAGCGATAAGTGCGGTTCAGGTATTTTTTGCGAGTATGATGGGGATGTTCGTTTTTCGCAAGGGAGGACTCCTTCACAAGCAGCTTGTTCTCTACATGGGCGTCTCTATCATTGTCGGCAGTTTCTTGGGCAGCTTCGTCTCCAATTCTCTGCCGAGCTCAGCGATCAATATGGTGTACGCGGTGCTCGCACTAATTGCGGCTATCCTCATGTTTCTGCCCAAGAAAGGACTGGAAGGTCAAGATGTCAGTCAAGTTATGTTTAACAAACCCTTGGCTGTTATTCTCGCCCTGATCATCGGAACGGTTTCGGGAATTGTCGGAGCTGCCGGGGCGTTTATCACCGTACCGGTCATGCTCGTGGTTTTGAAGATACCGACTAGAATTGCGATTGCATCTTCGCTTGCAATTACGTTTATTTCCTCAATCGGCTCGACGGCAGGTAAGCTGATGGGCGGGCATATGCTGCTGATTCCGTCCATTGCCCTTGTGGCAGCCAGCTTGATTGCATCTCCGTTGGGAGCCAAACTAAGCAAAAAAATCAACACCAAAATTCTTCAATGGATACTGGCTGTTCTAATCACCGCAACGGTGATCAAAATATGGATGTCGATTTTATTCTAA
- a CDS encoding rhodanese-like domain-containing protein, translated as MYTEQLPEEVLERMKRKEDIVILDVREPEEWESGHIPGAKHIPLGQIAKALNELDPKQETIVVCRSGNRSGQACDFLSSMGFHVINMPGGMSKWSGDVVYGV; from the coding sequence ATGTACACAGAGCAATTACCGGAAGAAGTTTTGGAGAGAATGAAGAGGAAAGAGGACATCGTGATTCTCGATGTGCGAGAACCTGAAGAGTGGGAATCCGGACATATCCCTGGTGCAAAGCATATACCGCTTGGACAAATCGCAAAAGCGTTGAATGAATTGGATCCTAAGCAGGAAACGATCGTCGTCTGCCGCAGCGGGAATCGAAGCGGCCAAGCCTGCGATTTCCTTTCTTCGATGGGCTTTCACGTCATCAACATGCCGGGCGGCATGTCGAAGTGGTCCGGAGATGTCGTTTACGGAGTCTAA
- a CDS encoding rhodanese-like domain-containing protein — MVSSIIIFVFALYFIQRMKPVKDLKHIDIESLSMLLKEKSVSFRVLDVRDQVDYHDNHIEGAINISLGRLPYVNKKEFDTEDEIFLISDSKYHSKRAARILKRSGFQNLTHVNEGMQGYMQVMNGQRYRTSNRLRICNGKCC; from the coding sequence ATGGTTAGTTCGATTATTATTTTCGTATTTGCTCTATATTTTATTCAACGAATGAAGCCTGTTAAAGATCTCAAACACATAGATATCGAGTCATTAAGCATGCTATTAAAGGAAAAATCGGTAAGTTTCAGGGTACTGGATGTAAGAGATCAGGTTGACTATCATGATAATCATATTGAAGGGGCCATTAACATTTCCTTAGGCCGATTGCCTTACGTTAACAAAAAGGAATTCGATACAGAAGATGAAATATTCCTTATATCCGACTCCAAATATCATAGTAAGAGAGCTGCACGGATCCTGAAACGAAGCGGCTTTCAAAATCTGACTCATGTGAATGAAGGTATGCAAGGCTACATGCAGGTAATGAATGGCCAACGTTATCGTACGTCTAACAGGCTGCGTATATGTAATGGAAAATGTTGTTAA